One segment of uncultured Desulfovibrio sp. DNA contains the following:
- the leuS gene encoding leucine--tRNA ligase, giving the protein MSQDRYTPNEIELKWQARWKESKAFACSHKSDKPKYYCLEMFPYPSGNIHMGHVRNYSIGDVVARVKRMHGYNVLHPMGWDAFGLPAENAAIKHKTHPAKWTYANIDNMRAQLQRLGYSYDWSRETATCRPEYYRWEQEFFLRFLEKGLVYRKKAPQNWCPSCHTVLANEQVIDGLCWRCDSRVEQKDLTQWFLRITAYGDELLRDLEKLEGGWPDRVLAMQRNWIGKSYGAAIAFALETPLAGKESIEVFTTRPDTVYGVSFLTLAPEHELVEHLIQGYEKADEVRAFVTRIRNMDRLERQSDVLEKEGIFTGAYVRHPLTGERVPLWLGNFVLADYGTGAVMGVPAHDQRDFEFARKYGLPVRVVINPRGEELDPAAMTEAYTGEGVMTRSGEFDGMANTDGKQAVARKLEAEGKGRATTQFRLRDWNISRQRFWGAPIPVIYCEKCGVVPEKRENLPVVLPLDAQIGEDGRSPLPTMPSFTDCVCPRCGGKARRETDTLDTFVESSWYFARYTSARKEDAAFDPEALAYWMPVDQYIGGVEHAILHLLYARFFTKALRDLGYFPADLEEPFTRLLTQGMVLKDGSKMSKSKGNIVAPSEMIDKYGADTVRLFCLFAAPPERDFDWSDSGIEGASRFLQRVWRLFVDEEARFLTVRGCSSTAADVHSDVARDLRRREHLTVRKAGEDMAQRFQFNTAISAIMELVNAMYLAREKMGMEEGDRRVFSSAMATVLTLLSPITPHICEELWERLGHQTSLQAEPWPVWDAAALEQDNVTIALQVNGKLRGTMEVPAGADKAALEAAALADAAVQRHTAGLTIRKVIVVPGKLVNIVASQG; this is encoded by the coding sequence ATGAGCCAAGACCGTTATACCCCCAATGAGATCGAGTTGAAGTGGCAGGCCCGCTGGAAGGAAAGCAAGGCATTTGCCTGTAGCCACAAGAGCGACAAGCCCAAGTACTACTGCCTGGAAATGTTCCCCTACCCTTCCGGCAATATCCATATGGGCCATGTGCGCAACTATTCCATCGGTGACGTGGTGGCGCGCGTCAAGCGCATGCACGGCTACAACGTGCTGCACCCCATGGGCTGGGATGCCTTTGGCCTGCCGGCGGAAAATGCGGCCATCAAGCACAAGACCCATCCGGCCAAGTGGACCTATGCCAATATCGACAATATGCGCGCACAGCTCCAGCGCCTGGGGTATTCGTATGATTGGTCGCGGGAAACGGCCACCTGCCGTCCCGAATATTACCGCTGGGAGCAGGAATTCTTCCTGCGTTTTCTGGAAAAGGGGCTGGTATACCGCAAAAAGGCGCCGCAGAACTGGTGCCCGTCCTGCCACACGGTGCTGGCCAATGAACAGGTGATCGACGGCCTGTGCTGGCGCTGCGACAGCCGTGTGGAGCAGAAGGACCTGACCCAGTGGTTCCTGCGCATCACGGCCTACGGCGACGAGCTGCTCCGCGATCTGGAAAAGCTGGAAGGCGGCTGGCCGGACCGCGTGCTGGCCATGCAGCGCAACTGGATAGGCAAGTCCTACGGGGCGGCCATTGCCTTTGCCCTGGAAACTCCCCTGGCCGGCAAGGAGAGCATCGAGGTCTTCACCACGCGCCCGGACACGGTCTATGGTGTGAGCTTCCTCACGCTGGCTCCCGAACACGAGCTGGTGGAGCATCTCATCCAGGGCTATGAAAAGGCGGATGAGGTGCGCGCCTTTGTGACGCGCATCCGCAACATGGACCGTCTGGAACGGCAGTCCGATGTGCTGGAAAAGGAAGGCATCTTTACCGGCGCCTATGTGCGCCATCCGCTCACGGGCGAACGCGTTCCCCTGTGGCTGGGCAATTTCGTACTGGCTGATTACGGCACGGGGGCCGTCATGGGAGTGCCCGCGCACGACCAGCGCGACTTTGAATTTGCCCGGAAATATGGCCTGCCGGTGCGCGTGGTCATCAATCCCCGTGGCGAAGAGCTTGATCCGGCTGCCATGACAGAAGCCTATACGGGCGAAGGGGTCATGACCCGCTCCGGCGAATTTGACGGCATGGCCAATACGGACGGCAAGCAGGCCGTGGCCCGGAAGCTGGAAGCGGAAGGCAAGGGCAGGGCCACCACGCAGTTCCGTCTGCGTGACTGGAACATTTCCCGTCAGCGTTTCTGGGGGGCGCCCATTCCGGTCATTTACTGTGAAAAATGTGGCGTGGTGCCGGAAAAGCGTGAAAATCTGCCGGTGGTTCTGCCGCTGGATGCCCAGATCGGCGAGGACGGCCGCTCTCCCCTGCCGACGATGCCCAGCTTTACCGATTGCGTCTGCCCCCGGTGCGGCGGCAAGGCCCGTCGTGAAACGGACACGCTGGACACCTTTGTGGAGTCCTCGTGGTATTTTGCCCGCTATACGTCCGCCCGCAAGGAAGATGCGGCCTTTGATCCAGAGGCCCTGGCCTACTGGATGCCCGTGGACCAGTACATCGGCGGTGTGGAGCATGCCATCCTGCACCTGCTCTACGCCCGCTTCTTTACCAAGGCGCTGCGTGATCTGGGCTATTTCCCCGCCGATCTGGAAGAACCGTTCACCCGCCTGCTGACCCAGGGCATGGTGCTCAAGGACGGCAGCAAGATGTCCAAGTCCAAGGGCAATATCGTGGCGCCGTCGGAAATGATCGACAAATACGGTGCCGACACCGTGCGCCTGTTCTGCCTTTTTGCCGCGCCGCCGGAGCGCGACTTTGACTGGTCCGACAGCGGCATCGAGGGAGCTTCGCGCTTTTTGCAGCGGGTGTGGCGTCTTTTTGTGGACGAGGAGGCGCGCTTCCTCACGGTCAGGGGCTGCTCGTCCACGGCGGCCGATGTGCACAGCGACGTGGCCCGCGATCTGCGCCGCCGCGAACACCTGACGGTGCGGAAGGCCGGCGAGGACATGGCCCAGCGTTTCCAGTTCAATACGGCCATTTCCGCCATCATGGAGCTGGTCAATGCCATGTATCTGGCCCGCGAAAAAATGGGCATGGAGGAAGGGGACCGCAGGGTCTTTTCTTCGGCCATGGCCACGGTGCTGACCCTGCTTTCGCCCATTACCCCGCACATCTGCGAAGAGCTGTGGGAGCGTCTGGGACACCAGACCTCGCTCCAGGCCGAGCCGTGGCCCGTGTGGGATGCTGCGGCCCTGGAACAGGACAACGTGACCATCGCCCTGCAGGTCAATGGCAAGCTGCGCGGTACCATGGAGGTTCCCGCCGGTGCCGACAAGGCCGCGCTGGAGGCGGCCGCACTGGCCGATGCCGCCGTGCAGCGCCATACGGCCGGTCTGACCATTCGCAAGGTCATTGTGGTGCCCGGCAAGCTGGTCAATATTGTGGCCAGTCAGGGCTAA
- the holA gene encoding DNA polymerase III subunit delta, with translation MSNAGFRFLVCPDSRLLQAHMEAMLHDAGADSTWERHVYWGDDDPPPRFWEQLTLQGLFGTPRILVVRQAHLWPVAIWKKLSGALAHLSDQCHPFFCLEVPWEKGQPKLPAALLRQRCLSFAEAQGWVWRHEGLGERSLRKYVTERARQLGLRLEPDALEQFCLSVPPQAQAVENELQKLVLQVPAGQTGTASSPVVVDAAMLGASSWSPDCNVFALIRHLEAGNLPAAWRELERGRKDGDGLLFTLLSLLAREFRLLWQVGMGERVRLHPSEDGSKQQLARRLGPEGLSRGLALVMDAEWQVKSGRRTPEQCLDFLAAQLCRLCAAPARR, from the coding sequence ATGTCCAATGCCGGATTCCGTTTTCTTGTCTGTCCCGACAGCCGTCTGCTCCAGGCGCACATGGAAGCCATGCTGCATGACGCCGGCGCCGACAGCACGTGGGAACGGCATGTCTACTGGGGAGATGACGATCCTCCCCCCCGCTTCTGGGAACAGCTTACCCTGCAGGGCCTTTTCGGCACGCCGCGCATTCTTGTGGTGCGGCAGGCCCATCTCTGGCCCGTGGCCATCTGGAAAAAGCTGTCTGGGGCACTGGCGCATCTGTCTGATCAGTGTCATCCCTTCTTCTGTCTTGAGGTTCCCTGGGAAAAGGGGCAGCCCAAGCTGCCCGCGGCGCTGCTCCGCCAGCGCTGCCTGAGCTTTGCGGAGGCGCAGGGCTGGGTCTGGCGTCATGAAGGACTGGGGGAACGCAGCCTTCGCAAATACGTGACGGAGCGCGCCAGACAGCTGGGGCTGCGTCTGGAACCGGACGCGCTGGAGCAGTTCTGCCTTTCCGTGCCGCCGCAGGCGCAGGCGGTGGAGAACGAGTTGCAGAAGCTCGTGCTGCAAGTGCCTGCCGGGCAGACCGGCACGGCGTCTTCCCCCGTGGTGGTGGATGCCGCCATGCTGGGGGCATCGTCCTGGAGTCCCGACTGCAATGTCTTTGCCCTGATCCGCCATCTGGAAGCGGGCAATCTGCCTGCGGCCTGGCGGGAACTGGAGCGAGGACGCAAGGATGGCGACGGCCTGCTGTTCACCCTGCTTTCTCTGCTGGCGCGGGAATTTCGCCTGCTCTGGCAGGTAGGCATGGGGGAGCGGGTGCGTCTGCATCCCTCTGAAGACGGCAGCAAGCAGCAGCTGGCCCGCCGCCTGGGGCCGGAAGGGCTGAGTCGCGGTCTGGCGCTGGTCATGGATGCGGAATGGCAGGTCAAAAGCGGCCGCCGCACCCCGGAACAGTGTCTGGATTTTCTGGCAGCCCAGCTCTGCCGCCTGTGCGCAGCCCCCGCGCGGAGATAG
- the radC gene encoding DNA repair protein RadC has translation MSGKSASVSPGPAGHRARLRQRLAYDARAVSDYEVLELVIGLGLPRQDTKPLAKELLFRFGSVRGVMDARPDELLAVPGFGPGLLSLWRLLHEVLVRYAASPLRKREKVARPEDVALLARTQLAGCTHEECWVALLNSGNYLIGWERVRQGNVSEIPVLPRDIVEVALHRRARGIILVHNHPGGQIQPSQPDLNLTHGLERLAPQLGLRLLDHIIVTEGDCFSILHNRYL, from the coding sequence ATGTCTGGTAAATCCGCTTCGGTGAGTCCTGGTCCTGCCGGGCATCGCGCCCGTCTGCGTCAGCGGCTTGCCTACGATGCCCGGGCCGTCAGCGATTATGAAGTGCTGGAACTGGTCATAGGACTGGGCCTGCCCCGTCAGGATACCAAGCCCCTGGCCAAGGAGCTGCTCTTTCGCTTCGGCAGTGTGCGCGGTGTCATGGATGCCCGCCCGGACGAGCTGCTGGCCGTGCCGGGCTTTGGCCCCGGCCTGCTGTCGCTGTGGCGTCTGCTGCACGAAGTGCTGGTGCGCTATGCCGCCTCCCCCCTGCGAAAGCGGGAAAAGGTGGCCCGGCCGGAAGATGTGGCCCTGCTGGCCAGAACCCAGCTGGCGGGCTGCACCCATGAAGAATGCTGGGTGGCCCTGCTCAACAGCGGAAATTACCTTATCGGCTGGGAGCGCGTGCGCCAGGGAAACGTGAGTGAAATTCCCGTACTGCCGCGCGACATTGTGGAGGTGGCGCTGCATCGCCGTGCCAGAGGTATTATCCTGGTGCACAATCACCCCGGCGGGCAGATTCAGCCTTCGCAGCCCGATCTGAACCTGACCCACGGTCTGGAGCGCCTGGCCCCGCAGCTGGGGCTGCGTCTGCTGGACCACATTATCGTTACCGAAGGCGACTGTTTCAGCATTCTGCACAACAGATATTTGTGA